A genome region from Bacteroidota bacterium includes the following:
- the sppA gene encoding signal peptide peptidase SppA, which translates to MKFLKYTLATIVGVIIASAIIFFIFLGIVGSMISSGEKETVSISPKTILVMKLDQTIKERTSANPLQNFDFKRFESQTALGLNDILLNIRKAKDDENIKGIFLDLGVIPAGINTIEEIRNALLDFRKSGKFVVAYADYYTQPAYYLATASNKIYLNPAGKLLFLGLKSQITFIKGTLDKLGLEPEIIRHGKFKSAVEPLMMDKMSKENREQVMVYISSIWNHLLEGISAQRKVSIPALNHLADNMTIDDAQSAASHKLVDGTKYKDQVFDELAKLSGQPNADKLNFVNLDKYDNVPMPRKERHVLKNKIAIIYAQGDIVLGEGDDDNIGSEKYAKAIREARKDTSIKAIVLRVNSGGGDALASEIIWREVFLAKKAKPVIASMGDVAASGGYYILAASDCIVAGPNTITGSIGVFGILMNTQKFFNKKLGVTFDVAKTNPHADLGTIARPLTAQEKEVVQASVERTYDDFISHVAQGRHKTKAQIDKIGQGRVWSGVNAKSLGLIDQFGGINKAVEIAAQKAKLKNYRIVAYPKLIDPFTQLFNSLTSSVESKFMKNNLADSYQYYENIQKIINTQGIRAQIPYSIELY; encoded by the coding sequence ATGAAGTTTTTGAAATATACCCTGGCTACCATAGTCGGCGTAATTATTGCCTCTGCGATCATCTTTTTCATTTTTCTGGGGATAGTTGGATCCATGATTTCCTCGGGAGAAAAAGAAACGGTATCAATTAGTCCCAAAACCATCCTGGTCATGAAACTCGACCAGACAATTAAAGAAAGGACTTCAGCCAATCCTTTACAGAATTTCGATTTCAAAAGGTTTGAATCACAGACTGCTTTAGGCTTAAATGATATACTTCTGAATATCCGAAAAGCCAAGGACGATGAAAACATAAAAGGCATATTTCTCGACCTGGGCGTCATACCTGCCGGCATAAATACCATCGAAGAGATCAGGAATGCCCTGCTTGATTTTAGAAAATCAGGCAAATTTGTCGTAGCTTATGCCGATTATTATACCCAGCCTGCTTATTACCTGGCAACAGCTTCCAATAAAATTTATCTGAATCCCGCAGGGAAATTATTATTCCTGGGCCTGAAATCTCAAATCACTTTCATCAAAGGAACTTTAGATAAGCTGGGCCTGGAACCTGAGATTATCCGGCATGGGAAATTCAAGAGTGCTGTTGAACCCCTGATGATGGACAAAATGAGTAAAGAAAACCGGGAACAGGTTATGGTATATATCAGTTCTATATGGAACCATCTACTCGAGGGGATTTCTGCACAGCGAAAAGTAAGTATTCCGGCTCTCAACCATTTGGCCGATAATATGACTATCGACGATGCACAGTCGGCCGCCAGCCACAAACTTGTTGACGGGACGAAATACAAAGACCAGGTATTTGATGAATTGGCAAAACTTTCAGGGCAACCCAATGCAGACAAATTAAATTTTGTTAACCTGGATAAATATGATAATGTTCCCATGCCCAGGAAGGAGAGACATGTTCTTAAAAATAAAATTGCCATTATCTATGCTCAGGGAGATATTGTCTTGGGTGAAGGAGATGACGACAATATAGGCTCTGAAAAATATGCCAAAGCCATCAGGGAAGCCCGCAAAGACACTTCCATCAAAGCCATCGTACTCCGGGTGAATTCTGGAGGCGGGGATGCACTGGCTTCCGAAATTATCTGGCGTGAGGTATTTTTGGCCAAAAAAGCCAAACCCGTCATTGCTTCGATGGGCGATGTGGCAGCATCAGGGGGTTATTATATTTTGGCAGCTTCCGACTGTATTGTTGCCGGTCCAAATACCATCACCGGATCAATCGGTGTATTTGGCATCCTGATGAATACTCAAAAATTTTTCAATAAAAAACTTGGGGTTACTTTTGATGTAGCCAAAACAAATCCTCATGCCGATCTTGGAACCATTGCCAGACCCTTGACTGCTCAGGAAAAAGAAGTGGTCCAGGCCAGTGTGGAAAGAACCTATGATGACTTCATCTCGCATGTAGCCCAGGGAAGACATAAAACAAAAGCTCAGATTGATAAAATCGGCCAGGGAAGGGTTTGGAGCGGTGTCAATGCCAAATCCCTGGGATTGATTGATCAATTTGGAGGTATTAACAAAGCTGTAGAAATAGCCGCCCAAAAGGCAAAACTTAAAAACTACCGTATCGTGGCATACCCCAAACTTATTGATCCCTTTACCCAACTGTTTAACAGCTTGACCAGCAGCGTGGAATCAAAGTTCATGAAAAATAATCTGGCCGATAGTTACCAGTATTATGAAAATATTCAAAAGATTATCAATACCCAGGGGATTCGTGCACAAATTCCATATTCCATCGAATTGTACTAA
- a CDS encoding 1,4-dihydroxy-2-naphthoate polyprenyltransferase has protein sequence MEDIKKNSLKAFILAARPKTLPASITPVIVGCSLAFAYGQFKWIPALICLVFAVLVQIVSNMANDYFDFVKGSDDEERLGPARACASGWIDPPLMLRAALVVLVIAIFIGLILVAYGGWNLIWLGLAIAVFAFAYSAGPYPLAYHGWGDVCVLLFYGIVPVGFTFYVQALSWTLPATVAAFSVGLASINILVVNNYRDRYGDKKSGKKTSVVIWGEKFAEYFYLANGLVAVCLCSYFGAAEGLWWATILPLLYLIPHIQTWKAICEVKEGKGLNKYLGKTALNVLIFGLLLSIGLLIG, from the coding sequence ATGGAAGATATAAAAAAGAATTCATTAAAAGCATTTATTCTGGCTGCACGTCCCAAAACTTTACCTGCCTCCATCACTCCGGTTATTGTGGGTTGTTCATTGGCTTTTGCCTACGGGCAATTTAAGTGGATACCTGCATTGATCTGCTTGGTTTTTGCAGTACTTGTGCAAATTGTATCGAACATGGCAAACGATTATTTCGATTTTGTCAAGGGTTCTGATGATGAAGAGCGGCTGGGGCCGGCCCGTGCCTGTGCCTCCGGCTGGATTGATCCTCCCCTGATGCTGAGGGCTGCCCTTGTTGTACTGGTCATTGCCATTTTCATTGGGCTGATCCTTGTAGCCTACGGAGGATGGAATCTGATTTGGCTTGGCCTGGCTATAGCAGTTTTTGCCTTCGCATATTCGGCCGGGCCTTATCCTTTGGCTTATCATGGTTGGGGGGATGTCTGTGTTTTGCTTTTTTACGGAATTGTCCCTGTCGGTTTCACTTTTTATGTACAGGCCTTAAGTTGGACCCTTCCTGCTACTGTTGCTGCATTTTCGGTGGGACTGGCATCAATTAATATATTGGTTGTTAATAATTATCGGGACAGGTATGGGGATAAAAAAAGTGGAAAGAAAACTTCAGTGGTGATATGGGGAGAGAAATTTGCCGAATATTTTTATCTGGCAAATGGACTGGTTGCCGTCTGTCTTTGTTCCTATTTCGGTGCAGCAGAAGGTTTATGGTGGGCTACAATCCTTCCGTTGCTTTATTTAATTCCGCATATCCAAACTTGGAAAGCAATTTGTGAGGTTAAGGAAGGGAAAGGTTTGAATAAATATTTGGGTAAGACAGCTTTAAATGTTCTGATTTTCGGTTTGTTACTTTCTATTGGTTTGCTTATCGGTTAA
- a CDS encoding sugar MFS transporter: MAQANTSSVAGNNKSQYSISIGIIGILFFIFGFVTWLNGTLIPFLKTACELNSFQALFVTFAFYISYFVMAIPSSWVLKKTGLKEGMSLGLLIMAIGALIFIPAAYTRIYGLFLTGLFVQGTGLAILQTASNPYITILGPKESAAARISIMGIANKVAGLLSPVILTYLVLHNMDRFSEAHLKALTPLQKADVLNELAARIVWPYVVIAIALVALAAFVKYSPLPEVEAEEDEVAISEEHHAKKNIFQFPQLILGVFTLFLYVGVEVLAGDTIGLFGKSLNISFFGRLTSYTMCAMVIGYIIGILTIPKYIKQENALVISAILGFIFSITILFSSTTSSSIFSTLLGWTGIPAIPNSVFFLALCGLSNALMWPAIWPLAIDGLGRFIKLGSSLLIMAIAGGATIPLLYGRLVVNYTDQLPALLMAKLKFFGVTSAVPNQLAYWIMIPCYLWILFYAAKGNKLRTWKIKK, translated from the coding sequence ATGGCACAAGCAAATACATCTTCTGTCGCAGGGAATAATAAAAGTCAGTATTCCATTTCCATTGGGATTATTGGTATATTATTTTTCATTTTTGGTTTTGTTACCTGGCTTAATGGGACCTTGATCCCATTTTTGAAAACTGCTTGTGAGTTAAATAGTTTCCAGGCTTTATTTGTAACTTTTGCCTTTTACATTTCTTATTTTGTAATGGCTATCCCTTCTTCCTGGGTGTTGAAAAAGACAGGGTTGAAGGAAGGAATGAGCCTGGGTCTGTTGATCATGGCCATAGGAGCATTGATATTTATACCTGCCGCTTATACCCGTATTTACGGACTTTTTCTGACCGGACTTTTTGTTCAGGGAACCGGTTTGGCTATTTTGCAGACTGCTTCCAATCCTTACATTACCATTTTGGGTCCCAAGGAAAGTGCTGCAGCCCGTATCAGTATCATGGGCATAGCCAACAAGGTTGCGGGCCTTCTCAGTCCGGTGATTTTAACTTACCTGGTTTTGCATAATATGGACAGGTTTTCAGAGGCCCACCTGAAAGCATTGACTCCACTTCAGAAAGCTGATGTCCTTAATGAGCTTGCTGCCCGTATTGTTTGGCCTTATGTGGTGATTGCCATTGCTTTGGTCGCTCTTGCTGCATTTGTTAAATATTCTCCTTTACCTGAAGTAGAAGCTGAGGAAGATGAAGTTGCAATTTCAGAAGAGCATCATGCAAAGAAGAATATTTTTCAGTTTCCTCAGCTTATTCTGGGCGTTTTCACCCTTTTTCTGTATGTGGGCGTTGAAGTTTTAGCCGGCGATACTATCGGGCTGTTTGGAAAGTCATTAAACATCAGTTTCTTTGGCCGGTTGACTTCATATACCATGTGCGCCATGGTAATCGGCTATATCATCGGAATACTTACTATACCCAAATACATTAAGCAGGAAAATGCTTTGGTGATTTCAGCCATTTTAGGATTTATTTTTTCTATCACTATCCTTTTTAGTTCGACAACCAGTAGTTCTATCTTCAGTACCCTTTTGGGCTGGACAGGCATTCCTGCTATTCCGAACAGTGTATTTTTCCTTGCCTTGTGTGGCCTGTCAAATGCTTTGATGTGGCCTGCCATCTGGCCTCTGGCTATTGACGGGTTGGGCCGCTTTATCAAACTTGGTTCCTCCTTACTGATTATGGCTATTGCAGGTGGTGCTACCATTCCTTTGCTTTATGGCCGGCTGGTTGTGAATTATACTGATCAGCTTCCTGCATTATTAATGGCCAAGCTTAAATTCTTCGGCGTTACTTCCGCTGTCCCCAACCAGCTTGCATACTGGATTATGATTCCCTGCTACCTCTGGATACTTTTTTATGCAGCTAAAGGGAACAAACTGAGAACATGGAAAATCAAGAAGTAA
- a CDS encoding ATP-binding cassette domain-containing protein — translation MDLRTITKCPPFFEISGATIRKNGRIILEDFNWKIEEGQQWAIIGPVGAGKSMLLEAITGDADLISGSLDFHFQSDDLNANSSLYSRVSRNVACVNFKEDSKSFSYSRHYYQQRFNAFDSDDGPTAAVFLQAGGFCENDPSHQEIIQILGLESLLNVELIKLSNGQTRRLMIAKALMRRPELLLLDNPYIGLDVAGRTALNNYLDCIILAGKIKIILVAAQTDIPERITHVLLLDHEGIVKAGKKEEVLPLAGKKPLPGISESSAELKDRIKKLLKNYQDETLFNTIFSLKQTNISYNHKKILDGINWTVRQGEKWALLGPNGSGKSTIISLIYADNPQAYANELILFDHRRGTGESIWDIKKNIGFTSPELHLYFDGRFTCSEVVITGLFDGMYLKRQPTRQEAELMDCLFAYFGIASLKNILFSRVSAGEQRIILFLRALIKNPLLLLLDEPFQAFDPSTIEKAKELLNLFGDEHRSMIFITHYAGEIPDCVDHVMNIEKGKVISEN, via the coding sequence ATGGACTTAAGGACGATTACAAAATGTCCTCCTTTTTTTGAAATTAGCGGGGCAACTATCCGGAAAAACGGAAGGATTATACTTGAAGATTTTAACTGGAAGATAGAGGAAGGCCAGCAATGGGCTATAATCGGGCCAGTTGGGGCAGGCAAGTCGATGTTGCTGGAGGCTATTACCGGAGATGCGGATTTAATCAGTGGTTCCCTGGATTTTCATTTCCAAAGTGATGATTTGAATGCAAACAGTTCTTTATATTCAAGGGTAAGCCGCAATGTAGCTTGCGTTAATTTTAAGGAAGATTCAAAGTCGTTTTCATACAGCAGGCATTACTACCAGCAAAGGTTTAATGCTTTTGACAGTGATGATGGCCCCACGGCTGCTGTATTTCTTCAGGCTGGCGGGTTCTGCGAAAATGATCCCTCGCATCAGGAAATCATTCAGATTTTAGGATTGGAGTCCCTGTTGAACGTCGAACTCATTAAATTGTCCAACGGACAGACCCGCAGGCTGATGATTGCCAAAGCCCTGATGCGCCGTCCCGAACTTTTGTTGCTCGATAATCCTTATATCGGCCTGGATGTGGCAGGACGGACTGCCCTGAACAATTACCTGGACTGCATAATTCTTGCAGGGAAAATTAAGATTATCCTGGTGGCTGCCCAGACGGATATACCGGAGCGCATCACTCATGTGTTGTTGCTGGATCATGAAGGGATCGTGAAAGCTGGTAAAAAAGAAGAAGTACTGCCCTTGGCCGGTAAAAAACCGCTACCCGGAATTTCGGAATCTTCAGCTGAATTGAAGGACAGGATTAAAAAACTTCTGAAAAATTACCAGGATGAGACTTTATTCAATACTATTTTCAGCCTGAAACAGACCAACATCAGTTACAATCATAAAAAGATCCTGGACGGGATAAACTGGACGGTCAGGCAGGGAGAGAAGTGGGCCTTGCTGGGGCCAAACGGTTCGGGGAAATCAACCATTATTAGCCTGATCTATGCCGACAATCCTCAGGCTTATGCCAATGAGTTGATACTTTTTGATCATCGAAGAGGGACAGGGGAAAGTATTTGGGATATCAAGAAGAATATCGGCTTTACTTCTCCGGAACTACACCTTTACTTCGACGGGCGCTTTACCTGTAGTGAAGTAGTGATAACCGGCCTTTTCGACGGGATGTATCTTAAAAGGCAGCCCACCCGGCAGGAGGCTGAACTGATGGATTGCCTCTTTGCCTATTTCGGCATTGCTTCATTGAAAAATATACTCTTTTCAAGGGTATCAGCCGGTGAGCAGCGCATCATCCTGTTTTTGCGTGCCTTAATTAAAAATCCGCTTCTGCTCCTGCTCGATGAGCCCTTTCAGGCTTTCGACCCTTCAACCATTGAAAAAGCAAAAGAATTACTGAACCTCTTTGGCGATGAACACCGGTCAATGATCTTTATTACCCATTATGCCGGTGAAATTCCGGATTGCGTGGATCATGTGATGAATATTGAGAAAGGGAAGGTTATATCAGAGAATTAA
- a CDS encoding ATP-binding protein — translation MWNPGTLPLGWTAKKLKELHRSVPANPLLAESMYLTGYIERLGTGTMDILRIAREEGLKEPEFIEDDEFKIIIYRKVDAEQIVTPEVTPEVTPEVERLIKVLHGTMGRTDLQKVLSLKDEKNFREKYILPAVDLGIIEMTIPDKPTSRLQKYRLTELGEKLKKLSEG, via the coding sequence ATTTGGAATCCCGGGACTTTGCCATTGGGTTGGACTGCTAAAAAATTGAAAGAGCTCCATAGATCAGTACCTGCGAATCCTCTTTTGGCTGAATCTATGTACCTGACCGGATATATTGAAAGATTAGGGACGGGTACAATGGATATTCTTCGTATTGCACGGGAAGAAGGTTTGAAGGAACCTGAATTTATTGAAGATGATGAATTTAAAATAATTATTTATCGTAAGGTTGACGCCGAACAAATTGTCACCCCCGAAGTCACCCCCGAAGTCACCCCCGAAGTCGAAAGATTAATAAAGGTTCTTCATGGAACAATGGGAAGAACTGATTTACAAAAGGTATTGTCCCTGAAGGACGAGAAAAATTTCAGGGAAAAATATATACTGCCTGCTGTTGATTTGGGCATTATTGAAATGACAATCCCTGATAAACCCACAAGTCGTTTACAAAAATATCGATTAACAGAGTTAGGGGAAAAACTAAAAAAATTATCAGAAGGATAA